A single region of the Phalacrocorax carbo chromosome 4, bPhaCar2.1, whole genome shotgun sequence genome encodes:
- the YIPF7 gene encoding protein YIPF7 gives MSNFEQFHFDFYQSSYTIDDPEERYNSYGSNENLCGSRKSQAGEQPSASAFAPSEMLLSPQSYTGQILQPAYTPSTLSHLSYTDGFDEEPPLLEELGINFEHIWQKTLTVLNPMKPADGSIMNETDLTGPMVFCLALGATLLLAGKVHFGYVYGMSAIGCLAMHALLNLMSIPGVSHGCVASILGYCLLPMVILSSSAVVFSLQGILGTLLALFIIGWCSFSASKIFTSALAMEGQQLLIAYPCTLLYGLFALLTVF, from the exons ATGTCAAATTTTGAGCAGTTTCACTTCGACTTTTACCAGTCCAGTTATACCATAGATGACCCGGAAGAACGTTACAACAGTTATGGGTCTAATGAAAACCTCTGTGGAAGCAGAAA gagccaggcaggagaGCAACCCTCAGCCAGTGCCTTTGCCCcttcagaaatgcttctgtCCCCTCAGAGTTACACGGGTCAGATTCTGCAGCCAGCTTATACTCCCAGCACTCTCTCTCATCTTAGTTACACTGACGGATTTGACGAGGAACCTCCTTTGCtagaag AACTTGGAATCAATTTTGAGCATATATGGCAAAAAACATTAACAGTTCTAAATCCAATGAAGCCTGCAGATGGCAGCATTATGAATGAGACAGACCTCACCGGACCTATGGTTTTCTGTTTGGCCCTTGGAGCAACATTGCTGCTG GCAGGAAAAGTTCATTTCGGCTATGTGTATGGCATGAGCGCCATTGGGTGCCTTGCTATGCATGCCCTACTGAACCTGATGAGCATCCCAGGAGTCTCGCATGGCTGTGTTGCAAGTATCTTGGGCTATTGCCTGCTGCCCATGGTGATCCTGTCCTCTTCTGCAGTCGTCTTTTCGCTACA GGGGATCCTGGGAACTTTGTTAGCTCTGTTTATCATTGGATGGTGCAGTTTTTCAGCCTCCAAAATTTTTACTTCTGCACTGGCTATGGAGGGACAGCAGCTTCTCATTGCATACCCGTGTACTTTGCTCTACGGACTTTTTGCACTTCTAACGGTTTTCTGA